GCACGGACGCTGTGACAACCATATACattggctttttatttttgtacgGCTCGACTGTTCTTGATCGCGTTGAAAACTTTCATGAATTCGGTTTTGGCTAGCATTACTTCCGGGGTATCCGTCACAGACTGGATAAAGCCCACGTTGGGAACTTCCGCTGGAATTACAGCAACAGGTCGATTTTTGACAAGGTGGTAAGCAGCCAAATGTTCGGCCCGAGCAGCGGCCACTTCGATTGTATCCGTCGGTGCTTCGTTAATGAAAGATGGCGCCACTGGTAGATTTTCAGAGAATGCGCGGAAGCCCTGGTCGTCGGCGATGTAAGCGACGATAATTTGCTGGCCTTCGGGAGTGATGAAGGCCCAATTGCCCACCTGATTACCCCAAGCATCGCGATAATTAGTGGCTGCCTGACCAGTGTGAGCGTAACCGAAGCTAGTCTGGCCGAGTTCGTCTTGAGCGATGTACTGAGTCGAAAACATTTCTCGATCATCACTGCTAGGGAAGTTTTCGTGATCGTTGAGCTGGTCGTTGAAATCATCGTACGGGCCATCGTGACCCGCTACTATCACAGCGCTCCATCCGGCATTCCAGGGCGAAACGATGTCCGATGCCGTGATTGTCATACATGTCACTAAGAGAACAGCGGCAACCTCGTTTTAGTTAAATCAAGATGAAAAGATTAAAATTGGGAACGATAGATTGGTGTACGTCAAAATTTATGTCTCTCTTTGTTAATTTATTATCTCCGTGTTACACAGTGTAAAGTTGGATAACTTACACAGAACTTCATGCTGATAATGCCCCACGCTTCGATTGCTAAAATCGCACTTGCCTCCAAAACGAGAGGTGTAATACTATCTTGTTCTCCGCAACGGCTTTATATATGCTCGGCTGAAATTCAACCTTCGTCGGTTCCTGCAGGCTGCCGTCACGACGAAAGTGTTCGAAGAATTTTTCCGTGACTAAGCTGTATAGCCTTCGAAATGTTTGGTAAGTGGGCGGAGCCTTGCTATATAATAACAAGCA
Above is a genomic segment from Daphnia magna isolate NIES unplaced genomic scaffold, ASM2063170v1.1 Dm_contigs096, whole genome shotgun sequence containing:
- the LOC116930704 gene encoding uncharacterized protein LOC116930704 isoform X1, yielding MKFCVAAVLLVTCMTITASDIVSPWNAGWSAVIVAGHDGPYDDFNDQLNDHENFPSSDDREMFSTQYIAQDELGQTSFGYAHTGQAATNYRDAWGNQVGNWAFITPEGQQIIVAYIADDQGFRAFSENLPVAPSFINEAPTDTIEVAAARAEHLAAYHLVKNRPVAVIPAEVPNVGFIQSVTDTPEVMLAKTEFMKVFNAIKNSRAVQK
- the LOC116930704 gene encoding cuticle protein 7 isoform X2, translating into MTITASDIVSPWNAGWSAVIVAGHDGPYDDFNDQLNDHENFPSSDDREMFSTQYIAQDELGQTSFGYAHTGQAATNYRDAWGNQVGNWAFITPEGQQIIVAYIADDQGFRAFSENLPVAPSFINEAPTDTIEVAAARAEHLAAYHLVKNRPVAVIPAEVPNVGFIQSVTDTPEVMLAKTEFMKVFNAIKNSRAVQK